A stretch of DNA from Cololabis saira isolate AMF1-May2022 chromosome 17, fColSai1.1, whole genome shotgun sequence:
tgcaTTAGTTTAGGAAAATATTTTTCTATGTGCACAAACTGTGTAACATGCAAACAGATATATCAATTAGACTTTatagtggaaaaaaaagaaaaaatccctAACGAAGATAGTAAGAATAAAGTGAATCTTACATAAGATTTTGAGTATTTTtagtaagttataaatattaatttCTGTAGTTCTGTTCTGCATGCTTTTGGTTACTGTGCTTATATTTATCACATTTTGtgcaatacattaaaaaaacacctgTGTCTCACAAATGGCACTTTAACAACACTTCAACAACATTGACAATgcacaaaattacaaaataaatatgCCTCTTTTTTTAACCATCTCCATCTGGTTTTGCAATAAATAGGCCTGCAAAAGCATAATTAACCATTACCCTTGGCAGTTGTCTTTAATCTTAACATAAGCTGTCCTTGGGTTTGATCATAATTCATGCAgcaagtgggggaaaaaaaagggtaaTTTTAAGTTTGGACTACTGGAAGTTTTGATCAAACAGAGGCAGGGATGATCTCTTATCACAAAGAACTTCAGTCTgtgcaaacaaacactcactggTGTAGCTAATAAAGTGACGGGTGAGTGTAGCTCGGTGAGACGCTGCAGCCAACCATTTTCAGCTGACGGTGTCAACGTTCTCATGCTGAAGCCCTTTTTCCAGCCTTCCCTCTGACCTGGCTGTCCACTGAGGATGGTGAACGTTGTTCCACTGCTCATTAGGAGACTGTTTCTCCAGTCGGCCTTGCCCTCTGACACAGGTTTGCAGACGGTCTCCCCCAGAAAGGAAATTATGAGACGCTCAAACTGCAATTGAAAGGGAGGGAAAAAGATCCAGGTGTCAGGAATGTGTCTCCAGTGCAGGTTTTGAAAGCACTCTCAGCTCTGCGCTAGATTTGGCAGCGATCCTGCCAATATGCATACTGAGCTGAGCCCAAACACAGCCAGCAGTTCTCCAAACAAGCACtctaaaatgaaacaaaactcATATCACTGTGTTTACATTGTCCTGCGTGTTCTGGACGGAGGTCAAAGCATTTTAATGAAAGCTCTTAATGTTTGAAGTGTTGAGTTTTACCCTTCTCCTTTTATGTTTTTGATCAGTGCCCCTGAACAGGAGGCCTGGCTCTTCAAGggttttatgaatcacagaagACATCACAGGAGTAATTCAATGTGCCTCAACATGGAAAACTCTAATTGTTGTATGCATATTTAGTGCATATGGAAGCCGTGTGGTGAcgtacaataaaataataattttaaaaagtcTAAGCTCAAGGGTGAGAAAGAAATAATTGGAAGCACGGGAGTGGAACTCTGTGTAAATGTCTGGGGGGAATCTCAGGCCCGTCTTGTCATAAGACAAGTGTTTAATTAATGCTGTACTCTGACGGGAAAAGATGCAGCCAGAGCAGACTAATTAaagagtaaataaataaaactcatGAGGCTGAATGAGATAATGACCCTGTAAAATAAATCTTTTCATTCATGAGTAGATCCGTGAGTCAACAAGTTACATTTCTTTCCATTATGTTTTAGCTTTTCTATCATTTAGCAGCTCGTGAATTATTATTTGTCTATAGTGACAAGATGTTGGTGTGAATGTAAACGCGGCATATGTTTTCATCGGGGAATCGCCGAACTTAACCTTTTACGCTAATTATAAACAGCTGTCACATCAACAAGCTGCTTGCATACAAGTGGATTCAAGTTCAGCAGACTGCAAGAAACGTTGCGTTGTCAGTGTTTGCAGCAGGCACCGATCCGTGCTTCTGAGTGCTCGTTTGGCAAAGCGCTTGTGTACGAGATGTGGTGCGTAGATGTAAGAACTATTAACCTGGGATGCTCGTGGTGCGGCGAGTCAGTCGTTTTGTGCCCTGGTCGACTGCAGGTCGTCTCTCAGAGGTCGGTTCAGGCTCAGCTGAGACACAGTCAGAGGTTTATCTTCTCATTCGTCGTCTCAAACAGCATCCAGGAGACAGCGAGGTGGCCCATAAGGTTTTACACTGACAAATGGGTAAAAACTTATTCTGGCTAAAATGTCCATTCATTTCCTCAAAGCACTTTAAAACGGGTATTAAAAccccattaaaaacaaataatactGTCTCATATCCTCTCCATCAGTACTTGGTGAAATAATCACTATTTAATGCTTCCTTTGAATTATGTATGAGAGGTTACAACATTTATTCCCATACATTCTTTTAAGATCATATAAATTTAACACATGCTGTGTGTCCTATTTTTCACAAATGTCCAGTTATCCTTTCGTAAAACTTAGCTGAGCTTTAGCATTTTAAATCTAGCCAACATATGGCTTTAACATAAATTGAGAACCTCCCTCATGATTTACACTTTCATGTGCTTGCAAGTAGCTTTACCTGCATACAACAAACATAGTACTTCATTTCTTACCACTTTTGACACTACAAACAGATgatataaatgatattgtcCTTAAAATAAGGCAATAAAGTTCAttgttaataataaaattaacCAAATGTGGTTAATTAGCATTAATAATAAAATGATTAGTTCACCATTTCTTACTGATGAGTGTTACGTAAAGTAAAGTGTTACGTGTCATCACGAGTTACAggttgttttatatattttaacccGCCAGCCCCATCCTATGTAGTGTTTTCTTGTATGCAGGCTGCCCAAGTTGCTGCGATTGGCATCCTCCGAATCCGCCAGCTGCTGCGCCGCAGCTGTGTCTGTCGCCCAAACCTTTGCCATCTTGGACAGCAGCTGGTGACGTCGATCTCCATCGTTGTCGCTGAAACACTCCGGCTagaacctgcagcagcagcacagagaACTACGCTGCGAGGAAAGGACAACTGTCCTATTGGCCGCTGTTCAAGATGCTGGAAGTGAAGTCCATCTACGGGACGAGACGCTCACTTGAGAAACAGCTGCGTGACATCAGGGACGGCTACAACAGCAACTTAGCCAGAACACACAACACAGGGCTATCCAGTTACATCTGACTGCTCTTTCATGATTCAATATTTCTATTTGTCATCTGTGAGTCTGTTACAAGGAAAAAACACTTTCTCTTGGCAACTTTGTCCATTTCTATCAATATTTATATTGAGTGAATGTAATGCTTTAAGAATGCATAGGCCATCTGTGGACTTGTTCATGCAAACAGAGTTTGGCTAGCTGCCCTCTAGTTTGAACCATCTTTCTACATGTACTTAGATCCCCTTGCGGCTCCATTCCTTAGTCCTTAGTAGAGTTTGTGTATCCCACTTTGCGGATCAGAGATCTTGGCCCAGATTCTCCGTCCAGACTGCAGCCCGACTGCGGAAGTCTCTGGGTAGTATTGAGGTGAGGTAGATTgcacttttttgtcttttttcacaCCCTTCATTgggatttttcatttttacatttattttgtgcTGGGAAATTTGGGAATTgaggttgccaaacagctcAACAGTCCAAAAAATGTTGAAACGtggaattattttaaaaaagaatcCAAAGAAGAAATTGTCAATAAGGCTCTGTCATTGCTTTAGTCCACAACAATGAGTCACGTGACAGGCACCAGATAAGAGCACATCCTCTGCGTGAGAGGTTCACGTCTCTACACGGAGCTCTCGTCTGGCCTGGGCAGCAGCTGAGTGTGTTTCCTCTTCTCTAAGATCCTGTTTAGCTCTTCTGAGAATGAGTGGCCATTTGGCGATGTGATTTCAGTTTCACTCTGCCTCAGCAGCACGTAGCTGTTCCCGTTCATCCTCCTCAGGACGCTGGGCAGTGTGGCCGACAGCCCGCTGGTGAAGTCGCACCTCGGTGAAGAATGCTCCGGGATGGGGGGGAGAGGCGGGGCCGGGGGAGGAGACTCTTTAAAGGATGAGGTATGTCCTTCACCTGGGACAATCTCTAGTAACCCTCCATTTTGGATGCTGCCGTTATGCAGCTTTGAACCTCCGTTACATATGCCGTTCCCATTACAGATGGTGTTTAGTTCCATGTGGGACGAGTGTCTGCGCTGCTTTCTGTTCCTGTTGTTCCTCTTGGCGCCTGGGTACGCTGCAGCTGCGGCACGCAACGAATACTTCCCTCTGCGTCCCACTCGCAAGCAGAAGCCCACATAGACGAGGACCACGGTGAGGACCACACAGATGCCAGTGAGGATGGTGATGAGGGACAGGTACATGGCCTCCATGTTTCTGGGAGACAACAGCTCTGAGTGCGGGAGGAGAGGAGCCGGAGGAGGTGGCAAGGTCTCATCAAGCGAGAGACGCGGCGATGGTGTCGACAGGGTCAGGAACGGACCGCTGGTCGGCTCGACAGGTGGGGGAGGCGGCAGGTCCAGGCTGATGGTTACATTGTAGGTTACGATGGCAACCCTGATGTCGTTTTCCACGGCGTGGCAGACGTACAGACCGCTCTGGTCCTGGCGGGCTTCGATGATCAGCAGGCCGTCTGTGCCTGTCCTGAAGCCGGAGTTGAGGTCGTAGCCCTCGACCTCGCCGCTGTCCAGAGTCCAGAGGGGGGTGGCCAGGTTGGAGCTGAGCTCACACTGAAGCAGCACGTCATCGCCCACCCGTACGGAGCGGCTCCGCTGGACCACATCTGAAACGCCAGCAAATCCATGTTTTAGGAAACAACTGCACAAGAAAACTCAACTTATCCTCTGACTCATCTAATATGCTAATCGCTTAAACTCAACTCCATTTATGAAAAGCTGTTAACTTATTGAGGCATGAAGTCCAATTAGAATCTTTCAAGTCCAGCCATCGTATACAGGCAACGAGGAGGCAGAAGATGCTACATTTCATCAGATTGAAATTGAGAAGTGGAGAGCAGGCATTTGCCTGCCTTGAATATCAAACAGATTTTTCTCCAGAGATGGCGAACATGTGATTAAAAAAGGGAGGAGAGGATTTTAGCAACACACTGTGCATAATCAACTTTCAAAGAGGCCTCCATGCCATCAGTTGACAACTGTGCATCTTTTGAGCCGTGCATACTCTATTTTTAATTTGCCTTCCATGAATTAAACTTCTCTTCCTTTTTCAAGCAGCGGCAAACTGATGAGATTCCCGCTTACTGTATTGTGTGTGCTCACAGCCTGTGCTGCCATGCTGGATGTCTTGGATTAAAGCGGATCTGTGAAGAGAGAGAAAATATAGAATAAACAGTCGCAGAGATCTTTTTGTTCCGTTTCTCCTTTGTGCAGCTCCGGTGCGATCTATTCACATCACTGATTGCCAAACGCAATCATATATATGGCTTCTCTTGACTAAACGTATCTGTCTAGATTAATCAGTACAGTTCAGGCACACAGTTTGTTATCAACCAGTGTCAAGTTTCTGCCAGCATTGTGATTGTGCAACTTTTCTGTTACAGGGCACAGTGATCCTTGAGGTTACTCAGATCAGACTTATGAAAGGGCCCCTGCAGCATCACCTGATCcaactatacacacacacacacttgtgcaCCCACCTGTCTGCCTGCGTCATCACCTCCACACACTCAGCACCACTCCAGGCACAGTGAGGGTCCCTGGCAAAGACACAGTCATAGCAAGACGTGTATCTGTGGCAATTAGACAGCGGCAGCTGAACCACGGCCGATGGAGAGCTCACATACAAGCTCATCTGGGGGAGAGAGATTGTTTCAGTGCAGTAGAATAGAGATTCATCTCAAATATTgaatatctgtgtgtgtgtgtgtgtgtgtgtgtgtgtgtgtgtgtgtgtgtgtgtgtgtgtgtgtgtgtgtgtgtgtgtgtgtgtgtgagtgtgtgtgtgtgtgtgtgtgtgtgtgtgtgtgtgtaaagggaAGACAGACTACCTGCTCCGTGGACATCAGAAGATTGTTGATTGGCTGCGGTTCCTCAAACAGTTGAAGCTCTTCAATGATGTGcagctgacctttgacctctacAGCTTTGTGTAACCAGCCTTCATCTGGGTGACCAGTAGAAAAAATAGGATTTAAACACTAAACACGAAACACTAACACAGTCATTTCTGTATAACTGTCAtgccagctcctcctcctcctcctttaccCAGGTCAGCTTCCCCACTATACTGATCACCGGCCGAGACTACAGTTCCCAGAATTCCCCAGTCAGTCATCATGGTCtgcaccatagacatatataaaggctagatgactcgtccgcgctgctgccaatgcagagcgacgtcgtcacacggcggccatcttgccacaggagagctcgctcactttaacattgtgtttaatggtgcatgttctgcttaaacaaccttaacttgctcaattctcaacggattttcaaacagtttggttttttatgaacgtcagagatgtagttatgacactgcatacttgtgaataattataaacattgaaaaacgtacttttatatgaaaataaccagaaacagatagctatgacatgatatttatattaaatcaatatttctatagtattcttaatatttatatttacattataacatatatacatatattattaccatataacatgtatatatatgtatatatatatatatatatatatatatatatatatatatatatatatatttatatattatattataacatgtatttatatgacattataacatgtttatatattattacattatgatgtatttatatcatgacattataacatctgtgtatatatatatatatatatatatatatatatatatatatatatatatatatatatatatatatatatattatatggtaataatatatatatgtatatatgttataatgtaaatataaatgttactaagaatactatagaaatattgatttaatataaataccatgtcatagctatctgtttctggttattttcatataaaagtacgtttttcaatgttcatagttattcacaagtatgcatacatctctgacgttcataacaaaccaaactgtttgcaaatctgttgagaattgagtaagttatggttgtttaagcagtacaggcaccattaaacacaatgttaaagtgagcgagctctcctgtggcaagatggccgccgtgtgacgacgtcgcagcagcgcggacgagtcatctagcctttaaaTATGTCTATGGTCTGCACCTGTGCTCTCCTCGTTAAGCTCATGGGTCTCACCTGTGTGCCCCCTACTTATACCCTGTGTCCCTCTACCCCCATTGTGTAGTGTTGTCTTGTTCGTGTCACTATGAGACCAACACTGTTCTGTTAGTTCCTCCCTACAGTTTCATCCAGCAACAGCTGTAATTAAACCTCTTTAATCTGATGTCTGCGCTTTAGTCCGCCTGCTGTGTTCAAGCCTCACAATACCATAAATAAAGACttctacaacaacaacaacccttTTATTTTTGCATATCTCCTATAAGATAAGAAAGATAAGATAGTCTTTATTGTCGTTGCCACTTTTTTCCCCCAAAGGTACaaggaaaaacataaaaataaagggtACAAACTGCATATTTTGGTTAGTCATCACATGGGACTTTGGTGTTAGGCGATGCTTAGTTCGCACAAGTATAAAAATTATGCATTCTGATTTTAAGACGCAGTGGAGCCTGTTTTTCCCACTTTACAGACATCTCAGCCTCCGTGAAACAACCTTCATAAGAGACACTTCTCACCAGCTGGCTCTGAAATCACCACATAAAACCCTCATAACAACATCAATTTGAACTAAACAAGACAATATAACTGAAGggatttattgtcattattgatCATGTATCTTTCAAtgtgtttttgattttgattttttaaatCTCTCTATGTGGTAACAACTatattacaaaaactaaaatgagcCGAGGTGAGTACATTCTCCATTAAGGCCAATATCCTATAATGCAATTCTTGTAATAGACCGGACATTAAGAGAAGTTTGTTTTGGGGAAAAAGACAAACCTCCACTTCCAGTCTTTATGTTCAATTAAGCTTTGTGAGTTATTTATCTATCAGATATTTAACAGCAAGAAAGTGTATTTCCCAAAGTGTTTCACATTTCATGCTGAATGTCTGAAATGAATTCATACACACCTGTGCCCATGTATAATACATGGTATGTTTGTCCATCTAGTCCCTGCACCATATGTGCTGCCATATGTGTGTAGTCTGTGGTCCTCCTGAACAAAACGGGGCGTCTGTCTAAAGGCTGGACCTGCTGGGACATGAGAGG
This window harbors:
- the LOC133463267 gene encoding semaphorin-4G-like; protein product: MQGAGSPAAQLLLLSCLCGVAAGYPFRTPLDLDVTPRVTVLTSGLHGCRRFQSSAVNYSTLLLETERERLYVGARGAAFALNASDISASPALAIEWEASPEQKRQCLLKGKDNKTECFNHIRLLQRFNSTHLYMCGTHAFRPLCAYIDEERFVISSQPEEGRDKCPYGPTTGYTGLLVDQQLYTASQYEFRSFPDIRRNSPSPTLKTEDAPTRWLNEAEFVGSALVKESLDSSAGDDDKIYFFFTERSHEQTTAYSRSRVARVARVCKGDRGGHLTLQKRWTSFLKSRLTCSLPEYDFHFNVLRSVFVVHGPAPQDTIFYGVFGLEWKNVKASAVCRFSLPEVQDAFRGPYMEDEDSGSKWREYTGKIPDPRPGTCITDALRARGINISTSLPDDVLDFVRRHPLMSQQVQPLDRRPVLFRRTTDYTHMAAHMVQGLDGQTYHVLYMGTDEGWLHKAVEVKGQLHIIEELQLFEEPQPINNLLMSTEQMSLYVSSPSAVVQLPLSNCHRYTSCYDCVFARDPHCAWSGAECVEVMTQADRSALIQDIQHGSTGCEHTQYNVVQRSRSVRVGDDVLLQCELSSNLATPLWTLDSGEVEGYDLNSGFRTGTDGLLIIEARQDQSGLYVCHAVENDIRVAIVTYNVTISLDLPPPPPVEPTSGPFLTLSTPSPRLSLDETLPPPPAPLLPHSELLSPRNMEAMYLSLITILTGICVVLTVVLVYVGFCLRVGRRGKYSLRAAAAAYPGAKRNNRNRKQRRHSSHMELNTICNGNGICNGGSKLHNGSIQNGGLLEIVPGEGHTSSFKESPPPAPPLPPIPEHSSPRCDFTSGLSATLPSVLRRMNGNSYVLLRQSETEITSPNGHSFSEELNRILEKRKHTQLLPRPDESSV